In the genome of Mytilus edulis chromosome 3, xbMytEdul2.2, whole genome shotgun sequence, one region contains:
- the LOC139517725 gene encoding rhodopsin, GQ-coupled-like: MDTSVKIGVGISFTLIAVLGLLFNILYVFVFIRRRQLRQPTKYFLFSLALVDIISITSWTLFSLISAFLGEWGLPTEVCQLQEFTMSFCLLLNMHTFMLLALERALFILKPSRHSEICINTVIVIILIAMWLFDAVISIFPFTGWGETTYFENQFQCSMDYEKNTRQMRFATAVAVGIPFLVMVIAYVIIFIKMKKLQKGVSNGGQIILEQADFANGDSYSARLKRQQLKFQNAGMKRKKPILGREIDKDGFARDESSDEENKTSKDTEGVKNIFYLYKSDVTLIKTYLIITVTYLLLWIPYIIITYVQTFDRYHGIPDVVFYIFVIFTHCTAFAKPVAYVIHNENFRTHFRKAVTKKTKYRNFERN; the protein is encoded by the coding sequence ATGGATACTTCCGTCAAAATTGGTGTTGGGATTAGTTTCACGTTGATTGCAGTTTTAGGattgttatttaacattttatatgttttcGTTTTCATAAGAAGAAGACAACTTCGCCAACCAACTAAATACTTCTTATTCAGTTTAGCTTTAGTAGACATAATATCCATCACATCCTGGACACTGTTTAGTCTGATATCAGCTTTCCTGGGAGAATGGGGACTACCAACAGAGGTTTGTCAACTTCAAGAATTTACAATGTCTTTTTGTTTGCTGTTGAATATGCATACATTCATGCTGTTGGCATTAGAGAGGGCACTTTTCATATTAAAGCCATCTCGACACAGTGAAATATGCATTAATACGGTAATTGTTATTATTCTAATTGCTATGTGGCTTTTTGATGCAGTTATTTCAATTTTTCCTTTTACCGGATGGGGAGAAACAACCTATTTTGAAAATCAATTCCAGTGTTCTATGGACTATGAAAAAAACACGCGACAAATGAGATTTGCAACAGCCGTTGCCGTAGGAATTCCGTTTTTAGTCATGGTTATAGCTTATGTTATCatattcattaaaatgaaaaagttacaaaaaggAGTATCTAACGGAGGTCAGATAATCTTGGAACAAGCTGATTTTGCGAACGGAGACAGCTACTCGGCTAGGCTTAAAAGACAACAGCTGAAATTCCAGAATGCTGGGATGAAACGAAAGAAACCGATTTTAGGAAGAGAAATCGATAAAGACGGATTTGCTCGAGATGAAAGCTCAGATGAGGAAAATAAGACATCAAAGGACACAGAAGgagttaaaaacattttttatttgtataaaagtgATGTGACATTGATCAAAACCTATCTCATCATAACGGTAACATATCTGTTGTTATGGATACCGTATATTATCATCACGTATGTTCAAACTTTCGACCGTTACCATGGAATTCCTGatgttgtgttttatatttttgttattttcacacATTGCACGGCATTTGCAAAACCAGTGGCTTATGTTATTCATAATGAAAATTTCCGCACCCATTTCAGGAAAGCAGTAACCAAGAAGACCAAATACCGAAACTTTGAAAGAAATTGA